The window ctcccggaATGGAAGGATGAAGGAATTGATTTTAGTTCATTTTAGGCGTATAAATTTTTAGCAGAAGTCTATAGTTTTGGCCGATTGAAGCATGCTACATACATTCTTAGATGTTGCTCACATTCAATATTAATAGTTGCCTGATTATGTAAAAAAATTATGCAATATTCTGTAAAAATCCTTTACCGTTACTGTATAAAATTTAAAGCTAAGAAAGAGGAAAGTAAGTTTATATGCAATTTGATTGGCTCcagtcattttttttttcatacaaTTAATCTATACTTAATGTAGACATGTACTTGGGATTGATTTTTTAAGTGACTTGATGTGTAAATATTCACCAATTGTCAATGGATAAAGatttaagaatttaatttttatatactaACTCTATATAAAGAATTTTATTACTGTCGCTTAAAAGCCAATCACAAGGTATAATAGTTAAATCCAGTAAATCCAAAAAGTTTATACTAGTTGCAGACGCTATATGGCCAGGGGCGAAGCTACTTTGAtccaagggtggtcaactgaatACCCTTCGTCGAAAAATCAAACTACGTATAAgataaaatattacttgttacggattaaaaatagactttgaataaggtaaaatattacttgtgGCTTGCATGTGAACATCCTCTTTAGAATATAGCATGCCTTGGCTCCTACTTCCACTCCCAACTATAAAGGGTAGCCTGGTGTACTAAGCTTCAGTTATGCACGTGGTCCGGGAAAGAGCCGGATTGCTTCAAACTATAAACGCCATAAAAGATGTTGGTGTCAACTGTCATACCATCAGTTTGCTCTGTATAGTTCCTGAATCCTCCCATCCTTTCATGTATTGCAGACACTATTTTTAGCAACTTTCTATATTTTTCTAGTTGGGTGGGTCCTACCCTCCAATTATGTGAATCAGATCACTATCAACAACCACTTCTAGTACTTTTTCTTTAATTTCCTTTTGGGAAAATTTGCCATACTTCTCTTGGTATTTGGTTTTGCATTTTATCTTCATTCTTCATTGCTCCATGATAACCTAATAAGGAAATCTGAATTCCAACAATAATGCAGGTAGGACTGAACGTTTAAAGGACATTATTGCACTCTTTTAATTTCCTTTTCATATAAAGACTGTAGCTCTTGCAAATTAATTCTAGCTCTAAAAACTTGTTGTTAAAAGACCAGTGCAACTGCTTTTGTGATGACAGAAAACGCCTCAAAGAAGATAGATAGAAGAGCAATCTTCTTCAAGATTTTTAATCCTACTGTCAAGAGTGAACTGGTAATATTCTCTTTTATTCATCATTGTATAAGTCTTGGCGTAACCGGTAAAGTTGCTAccatgtgatcaggaggtcacgggtttgaGCCGTAGAAACaatctcttgcagaaatgcagggtaaggctgcgtacaatagaccccttgtggtccggcccttccccgaatCCGCCACATGGCGTGAGTTTAGTGCACTGGGCTCCCTATTCATCATTTTACAAGCATATGTCtactttctctttgtttttctgCTTTAGTATGTTCCGTACCTTCTTTCTGCGGATCTTTATATGAGCTGCTACTTGGGGAGTTTTTAGTATGTCAAGAaagtcatttttcaaaaaaatctcCTGAAAAATGATTTTTGGTGCTTGGCTAGAAGGTGAAAACTACTTTCCCAAAAAACAGTATAAAAGATTGATAATACAATTAGCAAACTGTATAGTATtgtgataaatatttttgagtaaGAATGATTAAGTGTGGGTTAAAGCTGTAACATAAAGTTAAAAGTTGAGATAATTGTGAAGGAAAATGATTACCTCGAAAGTGAGGGAAACCATGTTCCCTAAGAATGTATTTTAGAGAAcatttttgcaaaatattttccgtCATACCACAAACACATCCAATGTTTCTCTTTTGACGACTCTCTTAATTTGCAGAGAATACCAGCCCATTTTCTTAGGCATATTTCAGAAGATTCACCTGATAAAGCAACTCTGAAATGTCTTTCTGGAGGCATTTGGAATGTAAAATTACACATTGATGAAGATGGCTTGCTTATACACCAAGGTTGGGAGAAATTCCACAAAGATAACCATATAGAAGATGGGGAGTTTCTCGTGTTTAGGTACGACGGGGATCTACAATTTACAGTAAGAATTTTCAGCAAAAATGGACTGGAAAGAGAAGCGAAGTCAATAACCATGGACAAAAATCAAAAAGCTTCAATATCTGATACGTTCAAGAACCAGAAAAGGCCACCAAAATACCCTTACAACCCTATGGACGTTGAAAATGGCACAGGTGTGATGATTTAATTTGTAATTTTATGATTAATTAAAGCCTATTAAGTTGAATTAACTCAATGTGCTATCTTGTGTTTTCTTCAGAACATGAAACTCCAAGAAAAAAAGTTGCAGCTGAGAAAGCGAAGCTCTTTCTAACTTCAGATACTCCTCAATTTGTGAAATGTTTGAAAAGCTACAATGTGAACAAGTCCTGTTTCATAGTAAGTACTttctaaaactaatttaattaattcCATGCTTTATTGATTTTTGTGACCAGTAAGCTATATGAAATGTATAACATATACCCATGTCGTTTATCaaagttttaaatattgtttaaatatatCCCCGTTATACTTTCCGTTTACATATACCCCGTCGTTcatcaaaattttaaatattatttaaatctaTCCCCGTTATACTTTCTGTTCACATATACCCCTGCCATCCATCAAAGTTTTAAATATAGCCCTATTTTAACGGACATGACACGTGGTGGCCTCTAatcaaattttccaactcaaaaacaaaaaaacccaACCAGACAGGTTTTAAGAGGGAAAACGGGTCGGTCAGTCATGGATTTTAGTCTTTTTTTGGGGGAAATTTTCATAAATACAACTTCTATTACATCATCTACAACTATTATTTGATTCACGTTCTGTACaatacaacaagaacaacaacaacccagtataatcccatttagtgaggtctggggagggtagtgtgtatgcagaccttacccctaccctgggatagagagactgtttccaaatagacccccgacatccttccctccaagaacttcccaccttgctcttggggagactcgaactcacccCGTTCTGTACAATATTTTATACAATTAATAATTATTCAGCTTAAAAAATCTCTTCTCTCTCTTCGAAAATCATTTAATAAGAATCTAAAAAATTTAGCAAATTTAATGAGATCTTCATCATTCCCTAAATTTAAGCTTAACTGAATTGACAAAacctaattattttaaaaaatctgTAAATCCCTCAAATTTAGCCTAATAAAATTTACTACAACTCAAATACAATGAATCATCTCTTAAAAGATGCCTTTTTGCTTTCATTAATTAGGTGAGAGATTACACCATATGTTTATGTTCATTGAGTAATAATATACTATCTTTTTGCACTATTGCATGTAACTGATATAtggtatattgtatactatttATATAGTGATATAGATATATTGTAATATGTTGTATAAGGTATATATTTAAATGTATtaataaataatagaatataatatatactttatatatatatatatatatatatatatatatatatatatatatatatatatatatatatatgaaataatggttaaataacatatataaataaaacaacaTACTTTCTACCTGAAATATGCAACATACTTAAAGAAGTTATATATTATACAtagtataaatatattatatactatatactatatatagTCCTCCTAAATCTAATATCCTTTAAATTGTATATAGGTAATAGAGCTCTTAAATATATTCTGTAAATACGTATATTTGTATATGAATAATGTATTCATATATAGTATATGCATATTATGGTACTTAATATATAGTCCTCGTAAAtgcgattatatatatatatatatatatatatgtatgtatgtatgtatgtatgtatgtatgtatgtatgtatgtatgtatgtatattatagTAAATGTAAAGGAATATTGCACCAATATTTGGTTTTTCTTGGTATATTGTAAGCATATAAAAAATATCTACATATATTATACCAAATTCATACAtaaatattttggtattttgtcGTTAATCCTTAATACCACATGATTCAACATTTAAAAATGTTGAACCATTCTAACTTCTcagaaaaataaattcaaaaatgtCAACTTATCTATTTAACAATTGATTGAATTTACTAGAAAATAAAAGGGGAAAaaatgatgaagaaaaagaaTACCATGGGTGTGAAACCAAAAGATCAATTTTTCTTCACATATTCATCACTGGCGTGCTGTTTTCCATAAatccttttatcttccttttttccAGATGTAATTTGTTGATAATTAGAATGAGGGTGATGGCTGGCATGCGATGTTGGTGCACCATAACTATAAAATATTGACAAAAAATTAGTTCTTTCAATAGATGATTCTGAAATTTCTTCGATCCAAATATTGTCTCTAACACCATTGTCCATGATTTTCTGAgcaatgaatttttttttatgtattttgaCCTATACTGAATATATGGGAGGAAGAAAAGGGGGATAGATGCTTGTGATATACTAGAATATCTTTTACTTGAGAAATTGGGGGAGAAATTAATAGTGATAGTTAACGTTAGGTGTGAGAGAAAGAGATATTTTTAAGTGAGAGAGAATCTCAAGGGAGAGATTTTAGAATATGAAAAGTTGTACATAATTTAATTAAAaggtaaaattttaaaataagttGTACTAAAAGTAATTTTGTAAAAGCAGTTATAGGGAATATAAATAAGTTTTAAAGGGATGTATTCTATGtaaattcctcttttttttttgtttgtttccgGATTGAAAAATTTTATTAGAGGCCGCCACGTCTCATGGCTGTTAAATTAGGGGTATATTTAAAACTTTGATGGACAACAAGGGTATATGTGAACGAAAAATACGGGGGATAGATTTATAACAATATTTGATAATAGAGGGGTATATCCGACCCTTTTCCGTATTATTTATTAACCAAGTTATTCTAATGCAGTATGTTCCAAAGTCCTTCTGTGAACAACTTTCAGAATTAGCCAATAAGACAACAGCAATACTCAGTAATTCAGAGGGAAATAAGTGGAAAGTGAATTTTGTATTACGAAAAGGATACCATGCTTTTTGTGGAGGGTGGAAACAGTTTGTGAAagataacaagcttaaggaaGGAGATGTCTGTGTTTTTCAGCTTGTCAATACAAATGAACTGAAGGTCTCCGTTTTCGACAATCCTCCTGAATCTTTGTTGAAAGTTGCTGCATAAAGATGTGCAAGAATGTAAATATTAATTTGATGCAAATGTTTTGGAATCTGAACTCTGTAGCTGCTTAACATTAACTATATTGTTCCCATTTTCCTTTTTATGTATATGAGTGATCAGAGTTCTTTAACTTCTTAGAATTCAGTAATTTTGTATGTTCAATCATCAGAGATCTGGTAATGTCGATtgtatttctgaaaatgatgcatAAAATGTATAGATCTATTCCAGAGAGCAGATTCACCTAGAGTTCTATGGTGCAATACCAATTAATCTATTCAGAGGCAGACCCGGGATTTTTATACGACGGCCGATGGGGATAGTATTCTGCTCACTAGTGTCCCAGGCTTGTAGTGTTCAGGGTGCCAAGTTCTTTAAACTAACCATTTTCCAGatatataaatatacatat of the Nicotiana tabacum cultivar K326 chromosome 7, ASM71507v2, whole genome shotgun sequence genome contains:
- the LOC107826581 gene encoding B3 domain-containing protein REM16-like; the encoded protein is MTENASKKIDRRAIFFKIFNPTVKSELRIPAHFLRHISEDSPDKATLKCLSGGIWNVKLHIDEDGLLIHQGWEKFHKDNHIEDGEFLVFRYDGDLQFTVRIFSKNGLEREAKSITMDKNQKASISDTFKNQKRPPKYPYNPMDVENGTEHETPRKKVAAEKAKLFLTSDTPQFVKCLKSYNVNKSCFIYVPKSFCEQLSELANKTTAILSNSEGNKWKVNFVLRKGYHAFCGGWKQFVKDNKLKEGDVCVFQLVNTNELKVSVFDNPPESLLKVAA